In the Arthrobacter sp. 31Y genome, one interval contains:
- a CDS encoding L-idonate 5-dehydrogenase — translation MSITLPTSGPAVVAHGKGDLRIEDIPLSTPASDESIVEIAYGGICGSDLHYWLHGAAGESILKDPMVLGHEIVGHVVQQAADGTGPAVGTPVAVHPATPAAGDVRYPEDRPNLSPGCTYLGSAARYPHTDGAFSRYANLPARMLRPLPEKLELRTAALVEPASVAWHAVGRAGDVAGKTALVIGSGPIGALAVAVLKRAGAARIVAVDMHDKPLEIARAVGADEVLKGDDAEAIAAVDADVVIESSGSHFGLASAIKGATRGGKVVMVGLLPAGPQPVFISLAITRELDLLGSFRFNDEIDDVIAALADGSLFVDPVVTHEFHLSQGLEAFEVAKNSAESGKVLLNFQQ, via the coding sequence ATGAGCATCACCCTCCCCACTTCAGGTCCAGCTGTGGTTGCCCATGGCAAGGGGGACCTCCGCATCGAAGACATCCCACTCTCCACGCCCGCCTCCGACGAATCGATCGTGGAGATCGCCTACGGCGGCATTTGCGGTTCGGACCTTCACTACTGGTTGCACGGAGCAGCCGGGGAGTCCATCCTCAAGGACCCCATGGTCCTTGGGCACGAAATTGTTGGCCATGTGGTCCAGCAGGCAGCCGATGGTACGGGCCCCGCCGTAGGAACGCCCGTGGCCGTCCACCCTGCCACGCCAGCCGCCGGAGATGTCAGATACCCCGAGGACCGGCCCAACCTCTCTCCGGGCTGCACGTATCTGGGAAGTGCTGCACGGTACCCCCACACGGATGGCGCTTTCAGCCGCTATGCCAACCTGCCTGCCAGGATGCTGCGCCCGTTGCCGGAGAAATTGGAGCTTCGCACCGCTGCGCTCGTGGAGCCTGCCAGTGTCGCCTGGCATGCCGTAGGCCGCGCGGGGGACGTCGCCGGAAAGACTGCCCTGGTGATTGGCAGCGGTCCCATCGGTGCACTCGCCGTCGCCGTTCTCAAGCGGGCCGGAGCAGCCCGTATTGTCGCCGTCGACATGCATGACAAGCCACTGGAAATTGCCCGTGCCGTAGGCGCCGACGAGGTCCTCAAGGGAGATGATGCCGAGGCCATTGCGGCAGTGGACGCCGACGTCGTTATTGAATCCTCGGGAAGCCATTTTGGCCTTGCCTCGGCCATCAAGGGCGCCACCCGTGGCGGCAAAGTGGTGATGGTGGGGCTTCTGCCCGCAGGACCCCAGCCGGTCTTCATCTCCCTGGCCATCACCCGGGAGTTGGACCTGCTGGGCTCGTTCCGCTTCAATGACGAGATCGACGATGTCATTGCTGCCCTGGCCGACGGCTCGTTGTTTGTGGACCCCGTGGTGACGCACGAGTTCCACCTCTCCCAGGGCTTGGAAGCTTTTGAAGTTGCGAAGAACTCGGCCGAATCCGGCAAAGTGTTGCTGAACTTCCAGCAGTAA
- a CDS encoding SDR family oxidoreductase — translation MSGLFDLTGRVALVTGSSRGIGNALARGLADAGATVVLNGISPDRLEAAQQAMEVDYPQGRVRSRAFDVTDATAAADGVAWIEENVGPLDILVNNAGIQHRVPMLDLDVKDWDRVITTNLTSAFLVGREVARHMIPRGQGKIINICSVQTDLARPTIAPYVASKGGLRNLTRAMTAEWAASGLQINGIAPGYIHTEMTQNLVDDPDFNSWILGRTPANRWGTVADLAGPAVWLASQASNFVNGQTIFVDGGMTVVV, via the coding sequence ATGAGTGGACTTTTTGATCTGACCGGGCGGGTTGCCTTGGTCACTGGTTCCAGCCGCGGGATAGGTAACGCCCTGGCTAGAGGGCTGGCAGACGCAGGCGCCACGGTGGTGTTGAACGGCATCAGTCCGGACCGTCTCGAAGCAGCCCAGCAGGCCATGGAGGTTGACTATCCGCAAGGGCGGGTCCGCAGCCGCGCGTTCGACGTCACCGATGCCACGGCCGCGGCTGACGGGGTGGCCTGGATCGAGGAGAACGTCGGGCCGCTGGACATCCTGGTGAATAACGCCGGAATCCAGCACCGTGTGCCCATGCTGGACCTGGACGTCAAGGATTGGGATCGTGTCATCACCACAAACCTGACCAGCGCCTTCCTGGTGGGCAGGGAAGTGGCAAGGCACATGATCCCCCGGGGACAAGGGAAGATCATCAACATCTGTTCGGTCCAGACAGACTTGGCCCGCCCCACCATCGCTCCCTACGTGGCGTCGAAGGGGGGGCTCCGGAACCTGACCCGCGCCATGACCGCAGAGTGGGCGGCCAGCGGCTTGCAGATCAACGGCATCGCGCCGGGATACATCCATACGGAAATGACGCAGAACCTGGTGGACGATCCCGATTTCAATTCCTGGATCCTCGGCCGGACGCCGGCCAACCGTTGGGGAACAGTGGCCGATCTGGCCGGGCCGGCCGTATGGCTCGCCTCGCAAGCGTCCAATTTTGTGAACGGTCAGACGATCTTCGTCGACGGCGGAATGACGGTGGTGGTCTGA
- a CDS encoding NAD(P)-dependent oxidoreductase produces the protein MTSTRVGFVGLGLMGAPMASNIAKAGWNVTAWNRSGAAFEGLAVQRAASVAELRNEDAIIFMLPDLPFIEEASTDLLESWRSNPPQPGTAVVIMSSVSPAAVQQFGETVQQATGGNAVVVDAPVSGGTAGAQCGTLAIMVGATQSQFEALKPLLETMGTTVRRMGPLGSGSLAKACNQLIVGTTTAALAEAAELAERSGMDVNALFEVLSGGLAGSRVLDNVGPRLAAKDYAPTGPAKFMHKDLGFVVSSAEAVGSAVPMASAAIDLYAELKRQGLGDHDLAVVRQTIANLSRTSAASASTN, from the coding sequence ATGACAAGCACACGCGTCGGCTTTGTTGGCTTGGGTCTCATGGGAGCGCCCATGGCCTCAAACATCGCAAAGGCCGGCTGGAACGTCACGGCCTGGAACCGCTCCGGTGCCGCCTTTGAAGGCTTGGCCGTCCAGCGTGCGGCCAGTGTCGCCGAACTGCGCAACGAGGACGCCATCATCTTCATGCTCCCCGACCTCCCTTTTATCGAGGAGGCTTCGACTGACTTGCTTGAGTCCTGGCGGAGCAATCCGCCGCAGCCGGGTACCGCCGTCGTTATCATGAGCAGCGTTTCCCCTGCCGCTGTCCAGCAATTCGGCGAAACTGTTCAGCAGGCAACCGGCGGCAATGCGGTGGTGGTGGATGCGCCGGTCAGCGGCGGCACCGCGGGTGCGCAATGCGGAACCCTTGCCATCATGGTGGGAGCGACCCAAAGCCAGTTCGAAGCGCTTAAGCCGCTTCTCGAAACCATGGGCACCACGGTACGGCGCATGGGGCCGCTTGGATCGGGGTCGCTCGCCAAAGCCTGCAACCAGCTCATTGTGGGAACTACGACGGCGGCCCTCGCCGAAGCAGCCGAACTCGCCGAACGCTCCGGCATGGATGTGAACGCCCTCTTCGAGGTCCTCTCCGGGGGGCTTGCCGGAAGCAGGGTGCTGGACAATGTTGGCCCTCGGCTGGCCGCCAAGGACTATGCCCCCACGGGGCCGGCCAAGTTCATGCACAAGGACCTGGGCTTCGTAGTGTCCAGTGCGGAAGCTGTTGGTTCCGCCGTTCCCATGGCATCGGCGGCAATTGACCTGTACGCCGAACTCAAGCGCCAAGGCCTAGGTGATCACGACCTCGCCGTCGTCCGGCAAACCATCGCAAACCTCAGCCGCACATCAGCCGCATCAGCCAGCACCAACTGA
- a CDS encoding D-2-hydroxyacid dehydrogenase — protein sequence MMNTMTTDELTIAIAVPLEAEHVELIRAVDPSVTVLYEPELLPPERFPADHAGDPGFKRTPEQEERYWDMLNRAQILYGFPNESPAGLARIAGSNPHLQWIHAMAAGAGGAVKASGLDTETLQKFRVTTSAGVHALPLAEFSAFGILNGFKRSAEMALDQASKVWPELRTPTKLANGSKVVITGLGEIGMETARIARALGMKVSGTKRNVEAIEGIDEVTDNDGLPGLLAEADAVVNTLPGTPYTEKLFNKEIFSAMKPGTVFVNVGRGTVVDEDALLEALNNGQVSYACLDVFAVEPLPQDSPLWNHPKVLVSPHTSALSAAENRLIAERFCGNLRTFLDGGELPHLVDPVHFY from the coding sequence ATGATGAACACTATGACGACTGATGAACTTACCATCGCCATCGCTGTACCCCTCGAAGCCGAGCATGTAGAGCTGATCCGCGCCGTAGATCCTTCCGTAACAGTTCTCTACGAACCCGAGCTTCTTCCGCCGGAACGCTTCCCGGCCGACCACGCCGGTGATCCCGGATTCAAGCGCACACCGGAGCAGGAGGAACGCTACTGGGACATGCTGAACCGGGCCCAGATCTTGTACGGCTTCCCCAACGAAAGCCCGGCAGGACTGGCGCGCATCGCCGGCAGCAACCCCCATCTGCAATGGATCCACGCCATGGCAGCAGGCGCCGGTGGCGCGGTGAAGGCTTCCGGACTCGACACCGAAACCCTGCAGAAGTTCCGCGTGACAACCTCCGCGGGTGTCCACGCGCTGCCGCTGGCAGAGTTTTCAGCCTTCGGCATACTTAACGGCTTCAAGCGCAGCGCAGAAATGGCACTCGACCAAGCCTCCAAGGTGTGGCCCGAGCTAAGGACGCCCACCAAACTGGCCAACGGATCAAAAGTGGTCATCACGGGTCTCGGTGAAATTGGTATGGAAACCGCCCGAATCGCCCGGGCGTTGGGGATGAAAGTCAGCGGAACCAAGCGCAACGTTGAAGCCATTGAAGGGATCGACGAAGTCACCGACAATGATGGCCTGCCTGGCCTGCTGGCTGAGGCGGACGCGGTGGTCAACACACTGCCCGGCACGCCGTACACAGAGAAGCTGTTCAACAAGGAAATCTTCTCCGCCATGAAACCGGGAACCGTCTTCGTCAACGTGGGCCGCGGAACCGTAGTGGATGAAGATGCTCTGCTAGAGGCGCTGAACAACGGCCAGGTTTCATACGCCTGCCTGGACGTGTTCGCGGTGGAGCCACTCCCCCAGGACAGTCCCTTGTGGAATCACCCCAAGGTCCTTGTGTCACCGCACACCTCAGCACTGAGCGCCGCCGAAAACCGGCTCATCGCAGAACGCTTCTGCGGCAACCTGCGGACATTCCTGGACGGCGGGGAACTTCCGCACTTGGTTGATCCGGTCCACTTCTACTAG
- a CDS encoding acyltransferase family protein has translation MTTTKGLASPESPGRVRAGGGGTTFRPEIQGLRSLAVLMVVSYHVWFGRVSGGVDVFLLISAFLMTLQFVSRFEDARPVSLVRHWLHLFWRLLPAVVVVLFATLAATYLVIPRTRWLEIFSQGWASLFYVQNWLLQKQVVNYYAADHSVASPFQHFWSLSIQGQVFILWPAIFVAAAWVCRRFGLRYRSVLLGVFGLIFAVSLAYSVYFTAAHQELAYFDTFARLWEFALGTLVALLLPYLQPGRGMRSVLGWVGVVAMLSCGALLQVQTAFPGYVALWPTLAAVAVIIAGQSGSRLGVDRILSSKLLVGLGSTSYALYLWHWPLLVVTLVWMGRDHADALTGTAIVAASLVLAFLTTRFVEQPLRAWRWPEAKRRRLAVAVLVCLGVAAAPMVQFGYQQQMEKNLIARQDADDNPGARALLPGYVDLVREGARTLPTPEQLPEDWGKLDGPCTGDLRPTDPVLFAECQQNDVGPDAEKTVFVVGQSHSLQWLGAIGPLAKENHWRVQAVTFGACPFMTETDEVGDECNAFNRNVREHIRIHRPDAVFLVGTAAVPDSPDEDLTWGLDELVGEITDQGVDVIAMRDNPRFSFSPSECAMASGVDDPRCRPALSSVLAETNPLDQLEGTFTGLSILDMTDLICDGTSCPGIVGNVYVYLDDNHLSSTYAGTMTETLSERWFDATGW, from the coding sequence ATGACAACCACCAAGGGCCTTGCATCGCCGGAAAGTCCCGGGCGGGTCAGGGCAGGCGGAGGGGGCACCACCTTCAGGCCTGAGATTCAGGGCCTGCGTTCCTTAGCAGTGCTCATGGTTGTCTCGTACCACGTTTGGTTCGGCCGGGTCTCCGGTGGAGTGGACGTTTTCCTGCTGATTTCTGCGTTCCTGATGACACTGCAATTTGTGAGCCGTTTCGAAGATGCCCGGCCGGTTTCACTGGTGCGGCACTGGTTGCACTTGTTCTGGCGGCTGTTGCCTGCGGTCGTTGTGGTGTTGTTTGCCACGCTGGCGGCCACTTATCTGGTCATTCCCCGCACGCGATGGCTTGAGATCTTTAGCCAAGGATGGGCTTCCCTCTTCTACGTCCAAAATTGGCTGCTTCAGAAGCAGGTGGTCAACTACTACGCGGCAGACCACAGCGTGGCGAGCCCATTTCAGCACTTCTGGTCGCTGTCCATCCAGGGGCAGGTGTTCATCCTGTGGCCGGCCATCTTTGTTGCAGCTGCCTGGGTGTGCCGCCGGTTTGGCCTGCGGTATCGGTCGGTGCTTCTGGGAGTGTTCGGGCTGATCTTCGCAGTATCGCTGGCTTATTCGGTCTATTTCACGGCTGCACATCAGGAACTGGCCTATTTTGATACTTTTGCCCGGCTGTGGGAGTTTGCCTTGGGCACCCTCGTGGCGCTGTTGCTCCCTTATCTTCAGCCCGGCCGCGGAATGCGAAGCGTGCTCGGGTGGGTTGGGGTGGTCGCCATGTTGAGTTGTGGCGCCCTTCTTCAGGTCCAGACCGCGTTTCCCGGCTACGTGGCACTGTGGCCCACCCTCGCGGCTGTGGCAGTCATCATCGCGGGGCAATCAGGAAGCCGCCTGGGAGTGGACCGCATTCTGTCGTCCAAGCTATTGGTCGGGCTGGGATCCACCTCGTATGCCTTGTACTTATGGCATTGGCCGCTATTGGTAGTCACCCTGGTGTGGATGGGTCGGGACCATGCCGATGCTTTGACCGGTACTGCGATCGTCGCTGCGTCCCTGGTGCTGGCGTTTCTTACCACCAGGTTTGTGGAGCAACCTTTGCGTGCATGGAGGTGGCCGGAAGCCAAACGACGCCGCCTGGCTGTGGCCGTGCTTGTTTGCCTGGGCGTGGCCGCCGCTCCGATGGTGCAGTTTGGATATCAACAACAAATGGAGAAGAACCTGATCGCCCGTCAGGACGCCGACGACAACCCAGGTGCGCGCGCCCTGTTGCCCGGCTATGTTGACCTTGTCCGGGAGGGGGCACGGACACTGCCCACCCCTGAGCAGCTTCCGGAAGATTGGGGGAAGCTTGATGGCCCATGTACCGGTGATCTCCGCCCCACGGATCCTGTGCTTTTTGCAGAGTGCCAGCAGAATGACGTCGGCCCTGACGCAGAGAAGACAGTTTTTGTGGTGGGTCAGTCCCATTCGCTGCAATGGCTCGGAGCGATCGGTCCGCTGGCCAAGGAAAACCACTGGCGCGTCCAAGCGGTCACGTTCGGGGCCTGCCCCTTCATGACCGAAACCGATGAAGTGGGGGACGAATGCAATGCCTTCAACCGGAACGTCCGAGAACACATCCGTATCCATCGGCCCGATGCTGTCTTCCTGGTAGGCACAGCGGCAGTTCCCGACTCACCTGACGAGGACCTCACCTGGGGCCTGGACGAGTTGGTGGGTGAAATTACTGATCAAGGCGTGGATGTCATCGCCATGCGGGACAACCCGCGTTTCTCCTTCAGCCCCAGCGAATGTGCCATGGCCTCCGGGGTGGATGATCCGCGTTGCAGACCTGCCCTGTCTTCGGTGCTCGCCGAAACCAATCCTTTGGATCAGTTGGAGGGCACTTTCACCGGGCTATCGATCTTGGACATGACGGACCTGATCTGTGACGGCACGTCCTGTCCAGGCATAGTGGGCAACGTTTACGTGTACCTTGACGACAACCACCTCTCGAGCACGTACGCCGGGACTATGACCGAGACGTTGTCCGAGAGGTGGTTTGACGCCACAGGTTGGTAG
- a CDS encoding MFS transporter → MLVITRANEKLAAEADDAVVEPEQLRRATLASSVGSALEYYDFYIYGLASALIFGPLFFSPLGPDGALIASFATYGVGFAARPFGGLIFGYIGDRFGRKMVLILTIALMGTASFAIGLLPTFEQAGMLGAVLLVTLRIIQGLGAGAEQAGATTLISEVAPRRRRGFFASLPFVGIQLGTLLGAGTFALITMADKSVLQGWLWRVPFLASFILIAVAIFIRLKLKETPAFQELEKHKNVVKNPIGALWKHSKKNVLIGIGLRMGENGNSSIYSALLVSFMSMPAGVFAGNNSIGPVGLLIAAGFAAVMVVTFGALSDRYGRVPVYRYGALFQAIIAVPAFYLVTLGNVTLVWVVMAVGIAIGVQSMLGPQCPLLPELFGSQYRFTGVAMSREISAVLAGGLAPLLGALMLAATNHSWLVLAIYSLVLALISFVTTFFTPETVGRDLVSTEDAK, encoded by the coding sequence GTGCTTGTGATAACTCGTGCAAATGAAAAGCTCGCAGCCGAGGCTGACGACGCTGTAGTTGAGCCGGAACAGCTCCGCAGGGCAACGCTGGCGAGCTCTGTAGGTTCCGCGCTGGAGTACTACGACTTCTACATTTACGGCCTTGCGTCGGCACTGATCTTCGGCCCGCTGTTCTTTTCTCCACTGGGCCCCGACGGCGCTCTGATTGCCTCATTCGCAACTTACGGCGTTGGCTTCGCTGCACGTCCGTTCGGCGGTTTGATCTTCGGCTACATCGGGGACAGGTTCGGCAGAAAGATGGTCCTGATCCTGACCATCGCCTTGATGGGTACAGCGAGCTTTGCCATTGGCCTGCTGCCCACGTTTGAACAGGCCGGAATGCTCGGGGCTGTTCTGCTTGTTACGCTGAGAATCATCCAGGGACTGGGAGCCGGGGCGGAGCAGGCAGGCGCAACGACTCTGATTTCGGAAGTGGCCCCGCGTCGCCGTCGTGGATTCTTCGCCTCGCTGCCGTTCGTCGGCATCCAGTTGGGCACGCTCCTCGGAGCCGGAACTTTTGCGCTCATCACCATGGCGGACAAGTCCGTCCTTCAGGGCTGGTTGTGGCGCGTACCCTTCCTGGCCAGCTTCATTCTGATCGCAGTGGCCATCTTCATTCGACTCAAGCTCAAGGAAACCCCAGCGTTCCAGGAGCTGGAGAAGCACAAGAACGTGGTGAAGAATCCGATTGGTGCGCTCTGGAAGCACTCCAAGAAGAACGTGCTCATTGGCATCGGCCTCCGTATGGGTGAGAACGGCAACTCTTCGATTTATTCCGCACTCTTGGTGTCCTTCATGAGCATGCCGGCGGGGGTCTTTGCGGGAAATAACTCCATCGGTCCGGTTGGCCTCTTGATTGCTGCCGGCTTCGCTGCCGTCATGGTTGTGACATTCGGTGCCTTGTCCGATCGATACGGTCGTGTTCCCGTTTACCGCTATGGTGCGCTCTTCCAGGCCATAATTGCCGTTCCTGCCTTTTATCTGGTGACCCTTGGCAACGTCACCCTCGTGTGGGTTGTCATGGCTGTTGGCATCGCAATCGGCGTCCAGTCGATGCTTGGCCCCCAGTGCCCGCTGCTGCCGGAACTTTTCGGATCGCAGTACCGCTTCACCGGGGTGGCTATGAGCCGCGAGATCTCGGCCGTCCTGGCCGGTGGACTCGCGCCGCTGCTGGGCGCGCTCATGTTGGCTGCCACGAACCATTCGTGGTTGGTCCTTGCCATTTACTCCCTGGTCCTGGCGCTGATCTCCTTCGTGACCACGTTCTTCACTCCGGAGACTGTAGGCAGGGACCTGGTCAGCACGGAAGACGCGAAGTAG
- a CDS encoding IclR family transcriptional regulator — protein MADSRSSRSEGLGASSPAPAVTRAAAVLEALAGSPSGRLTLSDLSRELGIPKSSTSNLLLALEEARLITRQGADFALGRKLVELGAAYLSRLDEVQEFYKYCEQAPTLSGETVRIAMLDGDHVIYLARYEGHPAVRLTSNIGDKMPVSLCSVGKALIAQLHDHDIDSMFPDGMELPTMTANSLKTAEELKAQISAIRQKGYAFEDEESTVGVVCLAVPVPTHGAHGPSLGLSVTALKATYSEEQGALMVKELKELARSLGNPMG, from the coding sequence ATGGCCGATTCCCGCTCCTCCCGTTCCGAAGGGCTGGGCGCCTCATCGCCGGCGCCTGCCGTCACCCGTGCCGCTGCGGTGCTGGAGGCGCTTGCTGGGTCGCCTTCAGGCCGATTGACGCTAAGTGATCTATCGCGTGAACTCGGCATCCCCAAGTCTTCCACCTCCAATCTGCTGTTGGCCCTCGAGGAAGCTCGCCTTATCACCAGGCAGGGGGCGGATTTTGCCTTGGGTAGAAAGCTCGTTGAACTGGGTGCTGCTTATCTCAGCCGACTCGACGAGGTCCAGGAGTTCTACAAATACTGTGAGCAGGCGCCCACGCTCTCCGGGGAGACTGTGAGGATCGCGATGCTCGACGGCGATCACGTCATCTACCTGGCGAGATACGAGGGGCATCCGGCGGTCAGGTTGACGTCCAACATCGGCGACAAGATGCCCGTCTCGCTCTGCAGCGTGGGTAAGGCGCTTATTGCGCAGCTGCATGATCACGATATCGACTCCATGTTCCCGGATGGCATGGAGCTCCCCACTATGACTGCCAACTCCCTCAAGACCGCCGAGGAGCTCAAGGCGCAGATTTCCGCTATTCGTCAAAAGGGGTATGCCTTCGAGGACGAAGAGTCCACGGTGGGTGTGGTGTGCCTGGCTGTTCCCGTCCCCACGCATGGAGCCCACGGCCCGAGCCTCGGCCTGTCCGTGACGGCTCTGAAGGCCACCTATTCGGAAGAGCAGGGCGCGCTCATGGTCAAGGAACTCAAGGAGTTGGCGCGCTCACTAGGCAACCCCATGGGCTAG
- a CDS encoding NAD-dependent protein deacetylase has translation MTGFASMAPAPVADLGPQEREALRAALDLLAGKRMAVLTGAGLSTDSGIPDYRGPGSPPRNPMTYQEFIGSEANRRRYWARNHIGWSHLRHADPNAGHAAVALLERRGLMTGLITQNVDRLHEDAGSVNVVDLHGRYDQVVCLSNGHTLSRRLIAAILEEINPRFVEAAVESGEVEMAPDADATVEDSELITSFVMAVCPICGGTLKPDFVYFGENVPKDRVARAYEMVDNAEALLVAGSSLTVQSGLRFVRHSAKTGKPVVIINRGTTRGDEFAELKLELGVSGALDYLARSLPDLPRASEPIGVSGG, from the coding sequence ATGACTGGATTCGCCAGCATGGCACCCGCGCCGGTGGCGGACTTGGGCCCCCAGGAAAGGGAGGCCCTAAGGGCTGCTTTGGATCTCCTTGCTGGAAAGCGTATGGCTGTTCTTACGGGCGCCGGCTTAAGCACCGATTCGGGGATACCTGATTATCGTGGCCCTGGCTCTCCGCCCCGGAATCCCATGACCTACCAGGAGTTCATTGGGAGTGAGGCTAACCGCAGGCGCTACTGGGCGCGGAACCATATTGGCTGGTCCCATCTCAGGCATGCCGATCCTAATGCCGGCCATGCGGCTGTCGCTCTCCTGGAGCGTCGCGGCTTGATGACAGGGCTGATTACCCAAAACGTGGACAGGCTGCATGAGGATGCCGGAAGCGTCAACGTGGTGGACCTGCACGGCCGCTACGACCAAGTTGTTTGCCTCAGTAACGGACATACCCTCAGCAGGCGCTTGATTGCGGCGATCCTTGAAGAAATCAATCCTCGTTTCGTCGAAGCTGCCGTGGAGTCCGGCGAAGTGGAGATGGCGCCGGATGCTGATGCGACAGTCGAGGACTCTGAGCTCATTACTTCGTTCGTCATGGCTGTTTGTCCTATCTGCGGTGGGACGTTGAAGCCGGACTTTGTCTACTTCGGCGAAAACGTCCCCAAGGATCGTGTGGCCCGCGCTTACGAGATGGTGGATAACGCAGAGGCCCTCTTGGTGGCAGGATCGTCGCTGACGGTTCAGAGCGGACTGCGTTTCGTGCGTCACTCGGCAAAAACCGGAAAGCCAGTGGTCATCATCAACCGCGGAACTACCCGTGGAGATGAATTTGCTGAGCTGAAACTGGAGCTGGGGGTCAGTGGTGCTTTGGACTACCTTGCACGCTCTCTGCCGGATCTTCCTCGAGCTTCGGAGCCGATTGGTGTTTCCGGCGGTTGA
- a CDS encoding peroxiredoxin, protein MTEVQQAPAAVFAPRAGQLAPDFELLNQYGEPVRLADFRGRNVVVVFFPFAFSGICTGELCEIRDNIAAFEDSNATVLAVSVDSKFVQRAYAEHEQFGFDLLADFWPHGAVATTYGVFDEASGMALRGTFIIDASGIVRYAVVNPRGQARDFSEYRRALLSLAEQ, encoded by the coding sequence GTGACTGAGGTCCAGCAGGCTCCTGCTGCAGTCTTCGCCCCCCGCGCAGGGCAGCTAGCACCGGATTTCGAACTGTTGAATCAGTACGGGGAGCCTGTTCGTTTGGCGGACTTTCGGGGCCGCAACGTTGTTGTCGTGTTTTTTCCCTTTGCCTTCTCCGGCATTTGCACAGGAGAGCTCTGTGAGATTCGCGACAACATCGCAGCCTTCGAGGATTCGAACGCCACGGTCCTGGCGGTTTCTGTCGACAGTAAGTTCGTACAGCGCGCATACGCTGAGCATGAGCAGTTCGGCTTCGACCTGCTGGCAGACTTCTGGCCTCATGGAGCGGTAGCAACAACGTATGGCGTTTTTGACGAAGCGAGTGGAATGGCGCTGAGGGGGACGTTCATCATCGACGCTTCGGGAATTGTCCGCTATGCCGTTGTCAATCCACGCGGTCAGGCAAGGGACTTTTCCGAATATCGCCGGGCATTGTTGTCCTTGGCGGAGCAGTAG
- a CDS encoding DUF3052 domain-containing protein, whose product MSEADAATSVNVAERMGFKDGDLIQERGYDDDVDFDLREDIEDVTGSELLDEDDHDVVDAVVFWWRDGDGDLVDALMDSLTNLKEGGVVWVLTPKSGRDNYVSPADIQDAAPTSGLHLTTSAGVSKDWSATRLVPKKNK is encoded by the coding sequence GTGAGCGAGGCCGACGCCGCCACATCGGTAAATGTGGCGGAAAGAATGGGTTTCAAAGATGGGGATCTGATTCAGGAACGCGGCTACGACGACGACGTCGATTTCGACTTGCGTGAGGACATCGAGGATGTCACAGGCTCTGAGTTGTTGGATGAAGATGATCATGACGTCGTGGATGCTGTTGTTTTCTGGTGGCGGGACGGCGACGGTGACCTTGTTGATGCCCTCATGGATTCGCTCACTAACCTGAAGGAAGGTGGAGTTGTTTGGGTGCTGACGCCAAAGTCAGGCCGTGACAACTACGTATCTCCGGCAGACATTCAGGATGCCGCACCCACCTCCGGACTTCACCTCACCACCTCGGCAGGGGTTTCAAAGGATTGGAGCGCCACGCGTTTGGTGCCCAAGAAGAACAAGTGA